In a single window of the Arachis hypogaea cultivar Tifrunner chromosome 6, arahy.Tifrunner.gnm2.J5K5, whole genome shotgun sequence genome:
- the LOC112697234 gene encoding translocase of chloroplast 34 → MASSITREWVGLKTFAPATQTKLVELLGRLEEKNVDKLTILVMGKSGVGKSSTVNSIIGERAVTINPFQSEGLRPAMVSRTRTGFTINIIDTPGLIEGGYINDQALEIIKHFLLNKTIDILLYVDRLDTYRVDSLDKLVVRAITDSFGKEIWKRALIVLTHAQLSPPDGIPYDEFVSKRSEALLKVVRQGARLRKDDPVVSSIHFVLVENSGRCNKNESDEKVLPNGTAWIPNLVEKITEVTTRSNKSIYVDKKLIEGPNPNQRGKIFIPILFALQYFFVIKPIERAIKNDVANEAKPLWAIREAKRRF, encoded by the exons ATGGCATCATCGATAACCCGTGAGTGGGTGGGACTGAAAACATTTGCGCCGGCAACTCAGACAAAATTGGTTGAACTGTTGGGAAGACTAGAGGAGAAG AACGTGGACAAGTTAACAATACTTGTGATGGGGAAAAGTGGTGTTGGAAAATCATCGACCGTGAATTCAATTATAGGAGAAAGAGCTGTTACTATTAATCCCTTTCAG TCGGAAGGACTAAGACCTGCAATGGTGTCACGCACAAGGACAGGATTTACAATAAACATCATTGACACTCCTGGTCTCATAGAAGGGGGATATATCAATGATCAGGCCTTGGAGATTATCAAACA TTTCCTTCTGAACAAGACCATAGACATTCTGCTTTATGTGGACCGTTTGGATACCTATAGAGTGGATAGCCTTGATAAGCTGGTTGTCAGAGCTATTACTGATAGTTTTGGCAAAGAAATATGGAAGAGGGCTTTGATAGTTCTTACACATGCTCAGCTTTCACCCCCTGATGGAATACCTTATGATGAATTCGTTTCAAAAAGATCGGAGGCACTTCTAAAAGTTGTTCGCCAGGGTGCTCGATTGAGGAAAGATGACCCAGTG GTTTCTAGCATTCACTTTGTTTTGGTTGAGAACAGTGGGAGATGTAACAAGAATGAAAGCGATGAGAAG GTTCTTCCAAATGGGACAGCTTGGATTCCTAATCTGGTCGAAAAAATCACAGAAGTTACAACAAGGAGCAACAAGTCTATTTATGTTGACAAGAAGTTGATTGAAGGGCCAAACCCTAATCAGAGGGGAAAGATCTTTATTCCCATCTTATTTGCACTTCAG TATTTCTTTGTGATTAAACCTATTGAACGCGCAATCAAGAATGACGTTGCGAATGAGGCCAAGCCGTTGTGGGCAATTAGGGAAGCTAAACGCAGGTTCTAA